In one window of Helianthus annuus cultivar XRQ/B chromosome 17, HanXRQr2.0-SUNRISE, whole genome shotgun sequence DNA:
- the LOC110923626 gene encoding uncharacterized protein LOC110923626: MDTKLHPAVTVSNIKTAIPVTLELETGHWSTWSELFKLHCKAFQVYDHLLPPAADTSKPSADKDKTTGDSSSAKELWERLDSIVLQWIYGTISQDLVHTIIKPDTTAHQAWTTLENLFQDNKSAHALHLHHLFTTNRLENFSNVSAYC; encoded by the coding sequence ATGGATACCAAGTTACACCCGGCCGTCACGGTCTCAAACATTAAAACCGCCATACCCGTTACCCTTGAGCTGGAAACCGGCCACTGGTCTACGTGGTCGGAACTTTTCAAACTACACTGCAAAGCCTTTCAGGTTTATGATCACCTCCTTCCTCCTGCCGCTGACACATCTAAGCCGTCGGCTGATAAAGACAAAACTACCGGTGACTCCTCGTCGGCCAAAGAACTCTGGGAGCGTCTTGATTCCATAGTTCTCCAATGGATTTATGGAACAATCTCCCAAGACCTCGTCCACACAATTATCAAGCCCGATACCACCGCTCATCAAGCATGGACTACCCTCGAAAACCTGTTTCAAGACAACAAGAGTGCTCATGCTCTTCACCTTCATCATCTCTTCACCACTAATCGTCTTGAAAATTTTTCCAATGTCTCTGCCTATTGCTAG